A part of Melittangium boletus DSM 14713 genomic DNA contains:
- a CDS encoding HD-GYP domain-containing protein produces MADNLKVQAQAQTAGENLNEVGRAYSEKLQTLARGLVSGLYMLIRSVKMYDPENAVFEKPLLQLQDVINQIISKEGRLELVGVKESFYLNNMLVKVDLNSIDNQRYLLGEMRAKDVGGISLTRAITVPELKNFIWIFSKEQTGTAEEDGLAGRKLLNMKVAKFSRLREKMSKDESEDKNNQKVDRKKYAMTVYARAVYFLTKYLESVQAGKPLNTSRALRLVQDFVDISFEQKTHFLGMTTMKREMDYLVYHQVNVCLMSIVFGQELGLTKPQLRDLGYIALFHDAGMATIPEELATKRGALSAEEKTLIQKAPLISIRNILMEKGFSRSTLLRVVTTFEHKADFGTAVRDARGDIQMIIPKTNLGTYAKIIAICTAYDALTSKRPYREAYGPEVALMLMWTEMRNKFDPELLQVFMRVMAIQPVKVLSRRQQSMTLGGL; encoded by the coding sequence ATGGCGGACAACCTGAAGGTCCAGGCTCAAGCACAGACGGCGGGCGAGAACCTGAACGAGGTGGGCCGGGCCTACTCGGAGAAGTTGCAGACGCTCGCGCGCGGGCTCGTCTCCGGCCTGTACATGCTCATCCGCTCGGTGAAGATGTACGACCCGGAGAACGCGGTCTTCGAGAAGCCGCTGCTGCAATTGCAGGACGTCATCAACCAGATCATCTCCAAGGAAGGCCGTCTGGAGTTGGTGGGCGTCAAGGAGTCCTTCTACCTCAACAACATGCTGGTGAAGGTGGACCTCAACTCCATCGACAACCAGCGCTACCTGCTCGGGGAGATGCGCGCCAAGGACGTGGGAGGCATCTCGCTCACGCGCGCCATCACCGTGCCGGAGCTCAAGAACTTCATCTGGATCTTCAGCAAGGAGCAGACGGGCACGGCCGAGGAGGATGGGCTGGCGGGCCGCAAGCTGCTCAACATGAAGGTGGCCAAGTTCTCGCGCCTGCGCGAGAAGATGAGCAAGGACGAGAGCGAGGACAAGAACAACCAGAAGGTGGACCGCAAGAAGTACGCGATGACGGTCTACGCCCGGGCGGTGTACTTCCTCACCAAGTACCTGGAGTCCGTGCAGGCGGGCAAACCGCTGAACACCTCGAGGGCCCTGCGGCTGGTGCAGGACTTCGTGGACATCTCCTTCGAGCAGAAGACGCACTTCCTGGGCATGACGACGATGAAGCGCGAGATGGACTATCTCGTGTACCACCAGGTGAACGTGTGCCTGATGAGCATCGTGTTTGGCCAGGAGCTGGGCCTGACCAAGCCCCAGCTGCGCGACCTGGGCTACATCGCGCTCTTCCATGACGCGGGCATGGCCACCATTCCCGAGGAGCTGGCCACCAAGCGGGGCGCGCTGAGCGCGGAGGAGAAGACGCTCATCCAGAAGGCGCCGCTCATCTCCATCCGCAACATCCTCATGGAGAAGGGATTCTCGCGCTCCACGCTCCTGCGCGTGGTGACGACGTTCGAGCACAAGGCGGACTTCGGCACGGCGGTGCGGGACGCGCGGGGAGACATCCAGATGATCATCCCCAAGACGAACCTGGGGACCTACGCGAAGATCATCGCCATCTGCACGGCGTATGACGCGCTCACCTCCAAGCGCCCCTACCGAGAGGCGTACGGCCCGGAGGTGGCACTGATGCTCATGTGGACGGAGATGCGCAACAAGTTCGATCCGGAACTGCTCCAGGTCTTCATGCGCGTCATGGCCATCCAGCCCGTCAAGGTGCTCAGCCGCCGGCAGCAGTCCATGACCCTGGGCGGGCTGTAG
- a CDS encoding HEAT repeat domain-containing protein produces MAQVQSDSTAAPDSGVDPAVQERVESARNFAFQLLKGIKQIGMYRHNEAKFPEFLGRTHEALRAHTEKHGPLYIKVEQQNFMFQGEPLFTEDTPLPYKFFRDGIRQLILRPDLSLDELVTFTLIALSEPERGAEDVLSQLWRSGLENLEYVVVEGFRMDEVSDEEVEVEVDRVVGYLYSRLKTGSEDFLRFARLNAEDLDSKLDGVEQVRGLVVAGNYASDELKARLQREISEEEGTRLFPKLVSAIFLVIEGGVDDMALLEEVFVQLLDAMLIQDDYGTINQMVLKLRALAQRNTGSDLTQLVSYFTSKMGDEQRVMRLAEALKTTRPKHPPDITRYLQALDPAAVFTLLNALETIEIPENRLLMCDALARFAQDNPHPFVQRLESDRPQTVRDMVYILEKSNHPDRVKMFGLVMLNKNLAVKLEVMNIIARGRTQEARKLIVEALNDPAAQVRMLAARLLPEFDRDKAYVDLVRMIRDPGFDKKSFDERAAYYASLGSTALPGAVSLMLQTLAVKPTLLTKKKVLEDKLLAVAGLAGACSIPSFKALQGVVEDKNQPVEVLTAARKAMYQTKKTLFGETSPGEEA; encoded by the coding sequence ATGGCCCAGGTACAGAGCGACAGCACCGCTGCCCCGGACTCCGGGGTGGATCCCGCCGTCCAGGAGCGGGTGGAGTCCGCGCGCAACTTCGCCTTCCAGTTGCTCAAGGGCATCAAGCAGATCGGCATGTACCGGCACAACGAGGCGAAATTCCCCGAGTTCCTCGGCCGGACGCACGAGGCCCTCCGGGCGCACACGGAGAAACACGGCCCGCTGTACATCAAGGTCGAGCAGCAGAACTTCATGTTCCAGGGCGAGCCCCTCTTCACCGAGGACACGCCCCTGCCCTACAAGTTCTTCCGGGATGGCATCCGCCAGCTCATCCTCCGCCCGGACCTGTCCCTCGACGAACTGGTGACGTTCACCCTCATCGCCCTGTCCGAGCCCGAGCGCGGCGCCGAGGACGTGCTGTCGCAGCTGTGGCGCTCGGGTCTGGAAAACCTCGAATACGTGGTGGTCGAGGGCTTCCGGATGGACGAGGTGAGCGACGAGGAGGTCGAGGTCGAGGTGGATCGGGTGGTGGGCTACCTCTACTCGCGCCTCAAGACGGGCTCGGAGGACTTCCTGCGCTTCGCGCGTCTGAACGCGGAGGACCTGGACTCCAAGCTCGACGGCGTGGAGCAGGTGCGCGGCCTGGTGGTGGCGGGCAACTACGCCTCGGACGAGCTCAAGGCCCGGCTGCAGCGGGAGATCTCCGAGGAGGAGGGTACCCGGCTGTTCCCCAAGCTGGTGAGCGCCATCTTCCTGGTCATCGAGGGGGGCGTGGATGACATGGCGTTGCTCGAGGAGGTCTTCGTACAGCTCCTGGACGCCATGCTCATCCAGGACGACTACGGCACCATCAACCAGATGGTGCTCAAGCTGCGAGCCCTGGCGCAGCGCAACACCGGGAGCGACCTGACCCAGCTGGTGTCCTACTTCACCTCGAAGATGGGAGACGAACAGCGGGTGATGCGCCTGGCGGAAGCGCTCAAGACGACGCGGCCCAAGCATCCGCCGGACATCACGCGCTATCTGCAGGCGTTGGATCCCGCGGCCGTCTTCACCCTGCTCAACGCGCTGGAGACGATCGAGATCCCCGAGAACCGGCTGCTGATGTGCGATGCGCTCGCGCGCTTCGCCCAGGACAACCCCCACCCCTTCGTGCAGCGGCTGGAGTCGGATCGGCCGCAGACCGTGCGCGACATGGTCTACATCCTGGAGAAGAGCAACCATCCGGACCGGGTGAAGATGTTTGGTCTGGTGATGCTCAACAAGAACCTCGCGGTGAAGCTGGAGGTGATGAACATCATCGCCCGGGGCCGCACCCAGGAGGCGCGCAAGCTCATCGTGGAGGCGCTCAATGATCCAGCCGCCCAGGTGCGCATGCTCGCGGCGCGGCTCCTGCCCGAGTTCGACCGGGACAAGGCCTACGTGGACCTCGTGCGGATGATCCGCGACCCGGGCTTCGACAAGAAGTCCTTCGACGAGCGCGCGGCGTACTACGCGTCCCTGGGCTCCACGGCCCTGCCGGGCGCCGTGTCGCTGATGCTGCAAACGCTCGCGGTGAAGCCCACGCTGCTCACCAAGAAGAAGGTGCTGGAGGACAAGCTGCTGGCGGTGGCGGGCCTGGCGGGCGCGTGCTCCATCCCCTCCTTCAAGGCGTTGCAGGGCGTGGTGGAAGACAAGAATCAGCCCGTCGAGGTGCTGACCGCGGCGCGCAAGGCGATGTACCAGACGAAGAAGACGCTGTTCGGTGAGACCAGCCCCGGCGAGGAGGCCTGA
- a CDS encoding OPT family oligopeptide transporter, which translates to MSPPPPHEPYVPATESPSELTLRGLLLGSVLGIVFGASSVFLAVKVGLTVSASIPVAVLSIAVFRALGRSSVLENTIVQTVGSAGESLAFGVAAALPALLLLGYDIDLVHAFLVSALGGVLGVLMMIPLREGLIVQEHGALTYPEGTAAADVLIAGEEGGTNARTVLWGFTAGGLYKLAYAGLHLFKEIVGTPLSWVRTTAAGVSQRVGYTGGSLSMEVSPELLGVGYIIGPKVAGITFAGGVLSYLILIPLISFIGAGLEQPLLRPDGQLIRDMDPDTVRDAYVLYIGAGAVATGGLISLVRSLPTIVTAFRRGLSTFLASRRGRTAPVRLPRTERDLPMSLVLVGSALLVLTMWLAPPLHINLLSALLIVVCGFFFVTVSARVTGEIGSSSNPISGMVVATLLFTCLVYLLLGWTSAEDRFMALTTAAIVGIAASNGGTTAQDLKTAFLVGGTPRSQQVALFVGVLTSSLFIGGVLVVLNRGATAILPESHPGQQVSDLSGETRTQHLYPWAVSDQTLAARGVTVEQLKGPLWKQGLELGAAPNGWELRSWNALRVEDVANTDVRLPSGEGVKVSELGAVRQGPERTWRVGHVRGAETPVPTGTYLVDEAGTIQYVVDPGIGGRITTYAGQPLTRYPAPKAQLFALIIDGILTHKLPWDLVLVGVFIALMLELCGVSSLPFAVGVYLPLSSSAPIFVGGMVRYLVDRLRGGSASESDFSPGSLLSSGYIAGGAIAGVLIAFLEIASDGAWTRAMDIPSRLGDTPLARMFQESDAWGLGLFTALTLLLLVAALRGMHGVRTPAEKP; encoded by the coding sequence GTGAGCCCGCCCCCGCCCCACGAGCCCTACGTCCCCGCCACCGAGTCCCCGTCCGAGCTGACGCTCCGGGGGCTTCTGCTGGGCTCCGTGCTGGGCATCGTGTTCGGGGCCTCCTCGGTGTTCCTGGCGGTGAAGGTGGGGCTGACGGTATCGGCCTCCATTCCGGTGGCGGTGCTGTCCATCGCCGTCTTCCGCGCCTTGGGCCGCTCGAGCGTGCTGGAGAACACCATCGTGCAGACGGTGGGCTCGGCCGGGGAATCGCTGGCCTTCGGCGTGGCGGCGGCGCTGCCGGCGCTGCTGCTGCTCGGCTACGACATCGACCTGGTGCACGCCTTCCTGGTGTCGGCGCTCGGCGGCGTGCTGGGCGTGTTGATGATGATTCCCCTGCGCGAGGGGCTCATCGTCCAGGAGCACGGCGCGCTCACCTACCCCGAGGGAACCGCCGCGGCGGACGTGCTCATCGCGGGCGAGGAGGGAGGGACGAACGCGCGCACGGTGCTCTGGGGCTTCACGGCGGGAGGCCTCTACAAACTCGCCTACGCGGGGCTGCACCTGTTCAAGGAGATCGTGGGCACGCCCCTGAGCTGGGTGCGCACGACGGCGGCGGGCGTGAGCCAGCGCGTGGGCTACACGGGCGGCTCGCTGTCCATGGAGGTGAGTCCCGAGCTGCTGGGCGTGGGCTACATCATCGGCCCCAAGGTGGCGGGCATCACCTTCGCGGGCGGAGTGCTCAGCTACCTCATCCTGATTCCGCTCATCTCCTTCATTGGCGCGGGCTTGGAGCAGCCCCTGCTGAGGCCGGATGGGCAGCTCATCCGGGACATGGATCCCGACACGGTGCGCGACGCGTACGTGCTCTATATCGGAGCGGGCGCGGTGGCCACGGGCGGGCTCATCAGCCTCGTGCGCTCGCTGCCCACCATCGTCACCGCCTTTCGCCGGGGGCTCTCCACGTTCCTGGCCTCGCGCCGCGGACGGACGGCGCCCGTGCGGCTGCCGCGCACCGAGAGGGATCTGCCCATGAGCCTCGTGCTGGTGGGCAGCGCGCTGCTGGTGTTGACCATGTGGCTGGCGCCGCCCCTGCACATCAACCTGCTGTCCGCGCTGCTCATCGTCGTGTGCGGCTTCTTCTTCGTGACGGTGAGCGCGCGCGTCACCGGAGAGATCGGCTCCTCGTCCAACCCCATCTCCGGCATGGTGGTGGCGACGTTGCTGTTCACGTGCCTGGTGTACCTGCTGCTCGGATGGACGAGCGCCGAGGACCGCTTCATGGCGTTGACCACGGCGGCCATCGTGGGCATCGCGGCGTCCAACGGGGGCACCACGGCGCAGGATCTCAAGACGGCGTTCCTGGTGGGAGGCACGCCGAGGAGCCAGCAGGTGGCGCTCTTCGTGGGGGTGCTCACCAGCTCCCTCTTCATCGGCGGGGTGTTGGTGGTGCTCAACCGGGGCGCCACGGCCATCCTCCCCGAGTCCCACCCAGGCCAACAGGTGAGCGACCTGAGCGGAGAGACCCGCACGCAGCACCTCTACCCGTGGGCGGTGTCCGATCAGACGCTGGCGGCGCGAGGCGTGACCGTCGAGCAACTCAAGGGCCCCTTGTGGAAGCAGGGGCTGGAGCTGGGCGCGGCGCCCAACGGTTGGGAGCTGCGGAGCTGGAACGCGCTGCGCGTGGAGGACGTGGCGAACACGGACGTGCGCCTGCCCTCGGGCGAGGGGGTGAAGGTGTCGGAGCTGGGCGCGGTGAGACAGGGCCCGGAGCGCACCTGGCGCGTGGGGCACGTCCGGGGGGCGGAGACCCCCGTGCCCACGGGCACGTACCTGGTGGATGAGGCGGGCACCATTCAGTACGTGGTGGACCCCGGCATCGGCGGCCGCATCACCACCTACGCGGGCCAACCCCTCACCCGCTACCCCGCGCCCAAGGCGCAGCTCTTCGCCCTCATCATCGATGGCATCCTCACGCACAAACTGCCGTGGGATCTGGTGCTGGTGGGCGTCTTCATCGCGCTGATGTTGGAGTTGTGCGGCGTGTCCTCGCTCCCCTTCGCCGTGGGGGTGTACCTGCCCCTGTCCAGCAGCGCGCCCATCTTCGTGGGAGGCATGGTGCGCTACCTCGTGGATCGCCTCCGCGGAGGCAGCGCCAGCGAGTCCGACTTCTCCCCGGGCAGCCTCCTGTCCTCGGGCTACATCGCGGGAGGCGCCATCGCGGGGGTGCTCATCGCCTTCCTGGAGATCGCCAGCGACGGCGCCTGGACGCGGGCGATGGACATTCCCAGCCGGCTGGGGGACACGCCCCTCGCGCGCATGTTCCAGGAGTCCGATGCCTGGGGACTGGGCCTCTTCACCGCCCTCACCCTGCTGCTGCTCGTCGCGGCCTTGAGGGGCATGCACGGCGTGCGGACTCCCGCCGAGAAGCCATAG